The Primulina huaijiensis isolate GDHJ02 chromosome 12, ASM1229523v2, whole genome shotgun sequence genome has a window encoding:
- the LOC140989714 gene encoding uncharacterized protein has translation MATAWGAFWGTRVLEIVKKHDSGGLVWKRIKLTSTRKANAKKRLRRVWQNEAVLRACSDPPPSEMSPAAGGKLLSCRTKKSQIS, from the exons ATGGCGACGGCATGGGGTGCATTTTGGGGAACGAGAGTTTTGGAGATTGTGAAGAAACATGACTCGGGAGGCCTTGTTTGGAAGAGAATTAAGCTCACTTCCACACGCAAAGCCAACGCCAAGAAACGCCTCCGCCGTGTTTGGCAG AATGAGGCTGTTTTAAGGGCATGTTCTGATCCACCTCCATCGGAAATGTCTCCGGCTGCCGGTGGAAAACTGCTATCATGTAGGACCAAAAAATCACAAATTAGCTGA